One region of Mucilaginibacter sp. 14171R-50 genomic DNA includes:
- a CDS encoding 2-C-methyl-D-erythritol 4-phosphate cytidylyltransferase has protein sequence MSGLKSQISNLKSTYAIIVAGGSGSRMRSALPKQFIELCGLPVLMHTIRAFYDSGSSPQIILALHADYHSTWASLCDNHNFTIPHTVVVGGQTRFDSVKNAVDTISDHDTLIAVHDAVRPLVSSDIINEAYQCAAENGTAVTAVKSRDSIRQINAGISIALDREHIYLVQTPQTFQSNLLKKAYQQPYQAAFTDDASVVEQSGVAIKLIPGSYSNIKITFPEDIVTAEALINKKSHQF, from the coding sequence ATGTCCGGTCTCAAATCTCAAATCTCAAATCTCAAATCTACTTATGCCATCATTGTAGCCGGGGGATCTGGCAGCCGGATGCGGTCGGCATTGCCTAAACAATTTATAGAACTTTGCGGGCTACCTGTGTTGATGCATACCATCAGGGCCTTTTACGATAGCGGTTCATCGCCTCAAATTATACTGGCATTGCACGCAGACTACCACAGCACCTGGGCCAGCCTTTGCGATAACCATAACTTCACCATTCCGCATACCGTCGTTGTGGGCGGCCAAACCCGTTTCGATTCCGTTAAGAACGCGGTTGATACCATCAGCGATCATGATACTTTAATTGCTGTACATGATGCCGTACGCCCGCTTGTAAGTAGCGATATCATAAATGAGGCTTACCAATGCGCCGCCGAAAATGGCACCGCGGTAACGGCCGTTAAAAGCCGCGACTCCATACGGCAGATAAACGCCGGGATATCTATCGCTTTAGATCGGGAGCATATATACCTCGTGCAAACCCCTCAAACGTTTCAGTCAAATTTACTTAAGAAGGCTTATCAACAGCCTTATCAAGCTGCGTTTACAGATGATGCTTCAGTAGTAGAACAAAGCGGTGTTGCCATTAAGCTGATACCGGGCAGCTACAGCAATATCAAGATCACCTTCCCCGAGGATATCGTTACTGCCGAAGCCCTTATAAACAAAAAAAGCCATCAGTTTTAG
- a CDS encoding DUF2795 domain-containing protein produces MYWTLELASHLEDAPWPATKDELIDYAIRSGAPVEVIENLQALEDDGEPYENIEEIWPDYPTKDDFFFNEDEY; encoded by the coding sequence ATGTATTGGACACTTGAATTAGCATCGCACCTTGAAGATGCCCCCTGGCCGGCAACTAAAGATGAATTAATTGATTACGCCATACGTTCCGGAGCACCGGTTGAGGTTATCGAGAACCTGCAGGCGCTTGAAGATGATGGTGAGCCTTATGAAAATATCGAGGAGATATGGCCGGATTATCCAACCAAAGACGATTTCTTTTTTAATGAAGACGAGTATTAA
- a CDS encoding ABC transporter permease: MLKSFQKGVGVRHSYKRTSVCIKTERFFSYNIRKLLDIKYLHIWHLLSVKYTVIAGLCLIITTIYAMIKNYFKIAFRNIWKNKAFAGINIFGLTIGLTCCLLIGLYIQHELNYDNFQLNGKRIARVIMEYKFDGGSESKKGNFTSSSVAPVFKQTFPEISEAVRMASYPILVQYNNKLINEKNFMFADGGFFNMFSFDLLKGDKATALEGPKKVVLTQSTAKRYFGDADPVGKTLQVGSDSSLYQVTGLMKDCPSNSQIKFDLLASFSSLNPDKEKTYWNANYTTFLLLKNEHSFAPLQQKITPFMQKEMAGQGATVNFTLEPFNRIHLYSQFDGFEPNSSITYIRILEVVVLMILAIACFTYVNLSTARSMERAREVGVRKVIGAGKKQLFWQFMGESVLFCIIATILSIVAAALLMPVFNQLTDKHLQVSTLASPSFILACLGLIAVVSLLAGSYPALILSNFQPVKVLKGSFKNSGSGQWVRKSLIVFQFSISVVLVVATVIIQKQLSYIQNKKLGYSREHVMVLPMEKRMFNDLAYIKEQLKANKNVLSVSLCNNTPVNIGSGYNMRSATMPENQQIAVTANNVDEEFIKTTGLQLIAGRDFTRQDVKDVMNDDLEKNVFHFILNEAAARELGWTPEQAIGKRMFLDASRPGFVTGVVKNFHFESLHTAIKPLVLFPQNRGGTLLVKLSGHNIAETVTALQSKWKTIVPYRPFEYRFLDDDFNRLYRSENRLGKVLNIFAGMAIALACLGLLGLSAYAAKQRTKEIGVRKILGAGVGNIAVALSFNFVKLVFVAIVIAMPIAWWLMKVWLQDFAYHTRVSWVVFAFAGLAAISVAAVTIGIQAIKTALVNPIKSLRTE, encoded by the coding sequence ATGCTAAAATCATTCCAAAAAGGAGTTGGTGTGCGGCACAGCTATAAACGTACATCCGTTTGTATCAAAACCGAACGTTTTTTTAGCTATAACATCCGCAAATTACTGGATATTAAATATTTACATATTTGGCATTTACTTAGCGTAAAATATACGGTAATTGCCGGTTTGTGTTTAATAATAACTACAATATACGCTATGATTAAAAATTACTTTAAGATCGCCTTTCGCAATATCTGGAAAAATAAAGCATTTGCGGGTATCAATATATTTGGGTTAACCATAGGGCTAACGTGCTGCCTGCTTATTGGCCTGTACATACAGCACGAGTTAAACTATGATAACTTTCAACTTAACGGCAAGCGCATTGCCCGCGTTATAATGGAGTATAAGTTTGACGGCGGCAGCGAATCAAAAAAAGGGAACTTTACCAGCTCCAGCGTAGCGCCGGTATTTAAGCAAACCTTCCCGGAGATAAGCGAGGCGGTTAGGATGGCGAGCTACCCGATACTGGTACAGTACAACAATAAGCTGATAAACGAGAAGAACTTTATGTTTGCCGACGGCGGCTTTTTTAATATGTTCTCGTTTGATCTGCTGAAGGGCGATAAAGCAACCGCGCTTGAAGGCCCTAAAAAGGTGGTGCTCACCCAATCTACAGCTAAAAGATATTTCGGCGATGCCGACCCGGTTGGTAAAACATTGCAGGTTGGGTCTGATAGCAGCTTGTACCAGGTTACCGGCCTGATGAAGGACTGCCCGTCAAACTCGCAAATTAAATTTGACCTGCTGGCTTCATTTTCCTCGTTAAACCCGGATAAAGAAAAAACGTACTGGAATGCCAATTACACTACTTTTTTGCTACTCAAAAACGAACATTCATTTGCGCCGTTACAACAAAAAATTACGCCCTTTATGCAAAAGGAGATGGCAGGCCAGGGCGCAACTGTTAATTTTACATTAGAGCCGTTTAACCGCATACATCTGTACTCGCAGTTTGATGGCTTTGAGCCAAACAGCAGTATTACTTATATACGTATACTGGAGGTGGTGGTCTTAATGATATTGGCTATTGCCTGCTTTACCTATGTTAATTTAAGCACAGCGCGCTCAATGGAACGTGCCCGCGAGGTTGGCGTGCGCAAGGTTATAGGCGCAGGTAAAAAGCAGCTTTTTTGGCAATTTATGGGCGAATCTGTTTTGTTTTGCATCATAGCAACCATCCTGAGCATTGTTGCCGCAGCCCTGCTTATGCCGGTATTTAACCAGTTAACAGATAAGCATCTGCAGGTAAGCACTTTGGCGTCGCCGTCATTTATACTGGCTTGTTTAGGTTTAATTGCGGTAGTCAGCCTGCTGGCGGGCAGCTACCCGGCGCTGATACTGTCAAACTTTCAGCCGGTTAAGGTTTTAAAAGGCTCATTCAAAAACTCCGGCTCGGGGCAGTGGGTTCGTAAATCGTTAATTGTATTCCAGTTCTCAATTTCGGTAGTGTTGGTAGTAGCAACGGTAATTATCCAAAAGCAGTTAAGCTATATTCAAAACAAAAAGCTTGGCTATAGCCGCGAACATGTAATGGTGTTGCCGATGGAGAAGCGTATGTTTAACGACCTGGCTTACATTAAAGAACAGCTAAAGGCAAATAAGAACGTATTAAGCGTATCGCTTTGTAATAATACCCCTGTAAATATAGGCAGCGGGTATAACATGCGGTCAGCCACTATGCCCGAAAATCAACAAATAGCAGTAACCGCCAACAATGTTGATGAAGAGTTTATAAAAACCACCGGCCTGCAGCTTATTGCTGGCAGGGATTTTACCCGGCAGGACGTAAAGGATGTAATGAATGACGACCTTGAGAAAAACGTGTTTCACTTTATTTTGAATGAAGCAGCTGCCCGCGAATTAGGTTGGACACCCGAGCAGGCCATTGGCAAGCGTATGTTCCTGGATGCGTCGCGGCCGGGCTTTGTAACCGGGGTGGTCAAAAACTTCCATTTCGAATCGCTGCATACTGCTATAAAACCATTAGTGCTGTTTCCGCAAAATCGCGGCGGCACACTGCTGGTAAAGCTTAGCGGCCATAATATTGCCGAAACTGTTACCGCGCTGCAAAGTAAATGGAAAACCATAGTACCATACCGCCCGTTTGAATACCGTTTTCTGGATGATGATTTTAACCGGCTTTACCGGTCTGAGAACCGCTTGGGCAAGGTGCTTAACATTTTTGCAGGCATGGCGATCGCGTTAGCGTGCCTGGGCTTGCTGGGTTTATCCGCCTATGCCGCAAAACAGCGTACCAAGGAGATAGGCGTACGTAAAATTTTAGGCGCAGGCGTAGGCAATATAGCGGTTGCCTTATCTTTTAACTTTGTTAAACTGGTTTTTGTAGCCATTGTTATTGCTATGCCCATCGCCTGGTGGCTAATGAAGGTGTGGCTGCAGGATTTTGCTTACCATACCCGGGTTAGCTGGGTGGTGTTTGCGTTTGCAGGTCTGGCCGCAATCAGCGTGGCAGCGGTTACCATAGGTATACAGGCAATTAAAACCGCCCTTGTTAATCCCATTAAAAGTTTACGTACCGAGTAG
- a CDS encoding lmo0937 family membrane protein has product MRGLLYIIAVILVIGWAFGFFYAGSTGIIHILLVIAIIALLLGLIRRA; this is encoded by the coding sequence ATGAGAGGCTTATTGTACATTATTGCAGTTATCCTGGTAATAGGATGGGCATTCGGATTTTTCTACGCAGGTTCTACAGGTATTATTCACATCCTGCTGGTAATAGCTATCATAGCGTTGCTTTTAGGGTTGATAAGAAGAGCGTAA
- a CDS encoding lmo0937 family membrane protein: protein MRGLLYIIAVILVIGWIFGFFVNHAGGLIHILLVIAVIALLLGVIRRA, encoded by the coding sequence ATGAGAGGCTTATTGTACATCATCGCGGTAATTTTGGTAATAGGATGGATCTTCGGGTTCTTTGTTAACCATGCCGGCGGTTTAATTCACATTTTATTGGTAATAGCGGTTATCGCTTTACTGTTAGGCGTTATAAGAAGAGCCTGA